DNA sequence from the Tachysurus fulvidraco isolate hzauxx_2018 chromosome 1, HZAU_PFXX_2.0, whole genome shotgun sequence genome:
aaaaatgacagGGTCTGAAAGGAAACAGATGATGACGTTTAGAGTTGCGGCACAGAATAATAGATGCCATTTCCCATCATTAAGGTGAGTGAGTTACGACATACAGTGCACAAAATGGCTCACCTTGTCATTCACGACACGTTCAGTCAGTCCTGAGGCGACCATCTTCTGCAGCGTTTTCTCTTTGCTCTGTGCCTGCCGGGCCAGCTTGGCCGAGCCGTGACCAAAGCGTGCTATGTAATTCTGGGAATGGATGCGGTGTTATTTTATTGTCCAAATtaagaacagacagacaaacaaataaataaatcaatcttaAAACTGGGAGTGCAATTTCACCTTCATGTGTGCGATCTGGTCCTGTTCCCAGTTAAAGCGTTTCATCTGGTTCTCCTCCAGTTCTTCTCTGGTTTTCACATATTGGTCATAATTTCCCTAGAGGAAGAAAACAATACATAACCCTGTAACATCCACCACGCTAAAACCAACAAAAGGAGCAAGCAGCTAGAAATGGTTGGCTCTTACTGTGTAATATTTCAGCTTGCGCTGGTGTAAGTGCATGATGTTGGTGCACACGCCGTTGAGGAAGTCTTGAGAATGGGATATCAAAACCAGAATTCGTTTGAACCTATAAACAGAATTGAAAGTTTGATTTTTCGATGTGAAATGGACGACACACACTTGGCTAACCTGCAGCTAAGGTTGCAGTCAGATCAGATAAACGCTTCGGTCTAGTTTTTGTCAAAGCCCCAGCCGCACAGAGAAACATACTGCACGACGGCGAAGCTACAATTCGGCCTTTTGTTTACATCACATCCGTGGACAACCACTTTAGAACACAAACTAATGTTTGAATGTAAGAAACAGTAACGTACTCCTTAAGTTCTTCCTCCAGCCACACACATGCGTCCAGGTCCAAGTGGTTGGTGGGCTCGTCCAGAAGCAGCATGAAGGGTTTTAGGAACAGAGCTCTGGAACAAGAGGAAATCACAAGGAGTTCACAgaaatgcacaaaaacacagagctgCAAAAATCAGAAATACGCGTCAGACAGTGACACCCAACACTACAATGGAGCTTCAGAAGAATTTACCTGGCAAGAGCAACACGCATCCTCCAGCCACCGCTAAAGTCCTTGAGCTTTTTCTGCTGCATTGCGGCAGTGAAGCCGAGGCCGTGCAGGATACGGGACGCTCGCATCTGTGCCTTGTCTGCATCCAGCTCCTCCAAGCGTTCGTATAGCTCCATCAGCTTCTCACACTCGGCTAACAGGTAAGCAAGAGACATGAACAGCGTTAATTAACATGtcaacaacaaaaagacatcCTAGTACTTGTTTCTTAACTGAGGTGTGCCTCCTTAAAATCAAAGACTGTTAAGGAGCTTGCTCAGAAAGACAACTTTACTGTACCACGCCTAGGAAAGGAAGCTATGACTGACAATAGCCCCTATGAAAACGTGGGTTGTCCCAAAGAGAGCTCTGATGCACTGATTTGTCTGTACAGAGATAAACTTTAAACTCACAGTCTTCATGAGCGAGCCTCTCCGCCTCTTTCTCCAGCTTGATCCTCTCCTCGTCCACCTCCATCACACACTGTAGTGCCGTCTTCTCACTGGGAGCCATTTCACGAGTCAAGTGGTAAATGTCGATGTGCTCTGGAATGGGCACCTCTCTGTGACCGATGGCAGACAGCAACATAGATTTACCTGGACAAAAAGCAGTTTCGTTACAGGGTTATACTGCCTTTAATTGTTTGGTTTGAAATTCCAGCAGCTGTCATGTGACAGATTTATACAAGTAACGTCTATACAAGCTAAGGTTTTCAGGCCATTTTGGATCGTTCCTAGCTTCATAATTAGCGCGAAACACCCAAGTACAACAGGGTCACAAATATTCTGCACCTTTTTGAGATGACTCTCCTACAGCTCCCGTATCTCTCTGGAGGAATAATCCATACCTGTTCCGTTGAGTCCAATGAGCCCGTAGCGGCGCCCGGAGTTGAGTTCCAGACAGGTGTCACTGAGCAGCTCCTGCCCGTGGAAGGTTAGAGAGAGACTGCTGATGTGCACATCTGTGCTGTTTGGATGAGATGCCAGCACCCCTGTAACAGCACGGGCCTCTGTCTTCTTCAACTCAAACTCATCCAGCTCCTTAGTAAGACTGGCAACTCCTTTGAtggggaaaataataaaaagtgttaaaaagtAGAAGCACCAAGAGtcttataaatgataaatacatgagAAAACTGGCAAAAGagcaaacaaatattttacaaacattatgaggttaatataaaacatttaaaatagcTTGAAAGCCTCAAACACAGAAGTGAGAAATGCTGGCATAGTACTCCattattaaagatttaaacaGAAGTGATGGGGGGTGTTCAGGGAGCTACTTTCTGCACACATGTTAAGTGACTAGGAGATATTTGGACCAATCACAGACAAGTATGACTGAGGATATCAGATGATGCAAGCTATAGTGCACCAATGATCATGACATTTTTGAATCAGCACCCTGGACTTTAATAGCCAGTGATTTCTGGCTCAAATGCTGGACATGACCCACCTTCCTTTCAGAGATGACGGCAAAGTGTTCAGGTGTGTACAATAACAATGATTGTCA
Encoded proteins:
- the abcf2a gene encoding ATP-binding cassette sub-family F member 2a, whose amino-acid sequence is MPSDLAKKKAAKKKEAAKARQRPKKNDEVNGEGEKPESQENGMSEFNGVASLTKELDEFELKKTEARAVTGVLASHPNSTDVHISSLSLTFHGQELLSDTCLELNSGRRYGLIGLNGTGKSMLLSAIGHREVPIPEHIDIYHLTREMAPSEKTALQCVMEVDEERIKLEKEAERLAHEDSECEKLMELYERLEELDADKAQMRASRILHGLGFTAAMQQKKLKDFSGGWRMRVALARALFLKPFMLLLDEPTNHLDLDACVWLEEELKEFKRILVLISHSQDFLNGVCTNIMHLHQRKLKYYTGNYDQYVKTREELEENQMKRFNWEQDQIAHMKNYIARFGHGSAKLARQAQSKEKTLQKMVASGLTERVVNDKTLSFFFPSCGKIPPPVIMVQNVSFRYSDNTPIIYKNLEFGIDLDTRVALVGPNGAGKSTLLKLLTGELLPTDGMIRKHSHVKIGRYHQHLTEQLDLDLSPLEYMMKCYPEIKEKEEMRKIIGRYGLTGKQQVSPIRNLSDGQKCRVCFAWLAWQNPHMLFLDEPTNHLDIETIDALAEAINDFEGGMMLVSHDFRLIQQVAQEIWVCENQAITKWSRDILAYKEHLKAKIDKHI